The nucleotide window CAAAGAGGGAAGTTGTGTAATTGCTGTCAAGCCAACCTTGAATTTCCTTCCTTCCCTTGCAATCGTTGAGAATATGTTGTGGCCCTTTTCCAGGATCTCCTTTCCTAAAACCCTTGGAGCCTCCTCCAGGACAACTGATACAACAGGTTTTTCATTTAATAGCCCATTCATTTTGTGCCATCTGTAAGCATTGAAGATCTCGGTCGCAGCAAGTGATCCAACCAGGAGCTCAACCTGGCCGGAAAAGCTGGAGGTGTCAATAATCACAGTCTTTCCTCTCTCGCATTCCCTGGCAATGTCAGCTATCGTTGTCTCTCCTGAAGATAATGAAAAGACCCCTTTGGTGAAGACTTGGTTATTTGCTATCTGGATGTCCAAGATCCAGAGAAGGGTTCTTCTGATGACTGCAAGGGTATCGTCCCGAAACTGGGCTTTTTCCAGTGGCTTCTCAAGGATGATGGACTCGATCCAAGCATCGCCATACTGTTTATGATAGAGGTTTAAAGCCTGGCGTTGGGGATCTGAGAAGTCAACAACTCCGTTGAAATGATGAGGCCTCAGAGTTTTCAGATTGACAATCAAAGACCTGCATCCCGGAGGGGGGTTCTTTGCGGTGTAGTAGACGACCCTCTCTTTTTGAGGATGATCCTTTAAGCCGAGCTTGTTTCTTCCATAGTATTCATCATGAGGGTCCAAGACAAGAAAGCCGCAGTATTCCTTGTCAACAGTGTTCCAGAGCATATTGGAGACAAAAACACTCTTTCCTCTTCCGGTCGTTCCGGGGATTAGGATATGGTGGGAAAACACCTGATCTCCCGGAAGGAAGATATCTGCATCAATAATTTTTGATCCTGAGCGGAGCTTTCCGATGAATAATGGGTTTTGGGGTGTGTTGAGGAATGCGAGATCCTCTTTTTTTATGTCCCTTATGATGGAGAACATCGAAGGGATATTTTTTGACAATTGGGCTTTGCTTCCCTTCAAAGTTATGAGATTCTTCATCCTTGCAATAGTGTAGTTTCTCAGCTCAGGCTCCATTAAATTGATGTCAATGTCCTGCTCAAGGTTCATGCCTGAGATCAGCTCCCTGTTTGCTTGGGAAATCTGAGAGCCATAGACAAGGTCAAAAGCCTGCATCAGAATCTTTGTTTCAGCAGATTCGGCAATCAAAAGCTCTCCAAGCTCAATCTCCTCTGTTGACTTCTTCCTCACCAGAATGTTGCCGAACTCCCCTGCAATCACAAGCCCTTTGGTCATGAAAGGGGAGGTTGTTTGGAGTTATTTAAAGGTTGTTATGACATAATTTTAAC belongs to Candidatus Nanoarchaeia archaeon and includes:
- a CDS encoding ATP-binding protein — its product is MTKGLVIAGEFGNILVRKKSTEEIELGELLIAESAETKILMQAFDLVYGSQISQANRELISGMNLEQDIDINLMEPELRNYTIARMKNLITLKGSKAQLSKNIPSMFSIIRDIKKEDLAFLNTPQNPLFIGKLRSGSKIIDADIFLPGDQVFSHHILIPGTTGRGKSVFVSNMLWNTVDKEYCGFLVLDPHDEYYGRNKLGLKDHPQKERVVYYTAKNPPPGCRSLIVNLKTLRPHHFNGVVDFSDPQRQALNLYHKQYGDAWIESIILEKPLEKAQFRDDTLAVIRRTLLWILDIQIANNQVFTKGVFSLSSGETTIADIARECERGKTVIIDTSSFSGQVELLVGSLAATEIFNAYRWHKMNGLLNEKPVVSVVLEEAPRVLGKEILEKGHNIFSTIAREGRKFKVGLTAITQLPSLIPRDILANMNTKIILGTEMKPERQAIIDSASQDLSDDDRNIASLDKGEAIVSSNFAAFAYPIKIPFFDDVVRKTLEEGRKEKVERRFEGVNLQ